Proteins encoded within one genomic window of Manis pentadactyla isolate mManPen7 chromosome 4, mManPen7.hap1, whole genome shotgun sequence:
- the SHISAL2A gene encoding LOW QUALITY PROTEIN: protein shisa-like-2A (The sequence of the model RefSeq protein was modified relative to this genomic sequence to represent the inferred CDS: inserted 2 bases in 1 codon), whose product MSGACTSYVSAEQEVVRGFSCPRPGGEAAAVFCCGFRDHKYCCDDPHSFFPYEHSYMWWLSVGALMGLSIAAVVLLAFIITACVLCYLVLSSKPHTKLDPGLSLQTTDHEEASPDCQGGNAGSLVEVPGVSSLRQSXLFLIPQLDHNEEQAVEPRQLPQHCFMATVTASNIPGSPEGDSLPSLDSCGPAP is encoded by the exons ATGAGCGGCGCCTGCACGAGCTACGTGAGCGCCGAGCAGGAGGTGGTGCGCGGCTTCAGCTGCCCGCGGCCGGGCGGCGAGGCGGCCGCTGTCTTCTGCTGCGGCTTCCGCGATCACAAGTACTGCTGCGACGATCCGCACAGCTTCTTCCCCTACGAGCACAGCTACATGTGGTGGCTCAG TGTTGGCGCTCTCATGGGCCTGTCCATAGCAGCAGTGGTCCTCCTGGCCTTCATCATCACTGCCTGTGTGCTTTGTTACCTGGTCCTCAGCTCAAAGCCCCACACAAAGTTGGACCCGGGCTTAAGCCTACAGACTACAG ACCACGAGGAGGCATCCCCTGACTGCCAAGGTGGGAACGCAGGCAGTTTGGTGGAGGTGCCAGGAGTGAGCTCGCTCAGGCAGTC CCTCTTCCTGATCCCACAGTTGGACCACAATGAGGAGCAGGCTGTGGAACCCAGACAGCTTCCCCAGCACTGCTTCATGGCCACAGTGACTGCCAGTAACATTCCAGGCAGCCCTGAGGGGGATTCTCTCCCCAGTCTAGACTCATGTGGCCCAGCCCCATAA